A window of the Lactuca sativa cultivar Salinas chromosome 7, Lsat_Salinas_v11, whole genome shotgun sequence genome harbors these coding sequences:
- the LOC111883809 gene encoding uncharacterized mitochondrial protein AtMg00810-like: MNTCASAKVPMGFRHKIFPDTSGVAIDEKKYRGMIGSLLYLTTCHTGIMFSTYLCVRFQVNPKMSHILVVKQIFRYLKGIKSLRIWYPSNESFLLQAYSDSNYGGLQLDRKSTSGGCQALGGHLVSWSSKKQNCIALSTAKAKYIAASS, from the coding sequence ATGAACACATGTGCTTCTGCCAAGGTACCTATGGGTTTCAGACATAAAATCTTTCCGGACACTTCAGGTGTTGCTATTGATGAAAAAAAGTacagaggaatgattggatcactACTCTATCTAACAACATGTCATACAGGCATCATGTTTTCAACATATTTGTGTGTCAGATTTCAAGTCAATCCAAAGATGTCTCATATCTTGGTTGTTAAGCAAATATTCCGATACCTCAAAGGTATAAAGAGTCTCCGAATCTGGTACCCATCAAATGAGAGTTTTCTCCTTCAAGCATATTCCGATTCGAACTATGGTGgtcttcaattggatagaaaaagCACATCTGGTGGCTGTCAAGCTTTGGGTGGTCATTTGGTTAGCTGGTCATCTAAGAAGCAGAACTGTATTGCACTCTCAACAGCTAAAGCGAAATATATCGCAGCTTCTAGCTGA